In a single window of the Candidatus Micrarchaeia archaeon genome:
- a CDS encoding PH domain-containing protein codes for MADPLDESEIRHLDPKVRIIWEGGVALLALVVWLILSSLAPVFFTEGILGVPPSLYAALFLVIMLLLLAPYAAWMELDYRNYKYYISDKEIVIRKGVLQTERIDIPLEKVQDVHVLRTLPEKILDLATLKIETAGTRSGHAEGVLPGVGNYKVLIDEILEKVEQARMTHMRKPEDEKISADDLLREITALRAEIKEMRDERYKNLGVDSTSPRKAKSAKNS; via the coding sequence ATGGCAGATCCGCTAGATGAAAGCGAGATAAGGCACCTGGACCCGAAGGTGCGCATAATCTGGGAAGGGGGCGTGGCGCTTCTGGCCCTCGTAGTCTGGCTCATCCTCTCTTCTTTGGCGCCGGTTTTTTTCACCGAAGGGATTTTAGGCGTCCCGCCTTCGCTCTACGCAGCGCTGTTTCTCGTGATAATGCTTCTGCTGCTCGCGCCGTACGCCGCATGGATGGAGCTGGATTACAGGAATTACAAGTATTACATAAGCGACAAGGAGATAGTCATAAGGAAGGGCGTGCTCCAGACCGAGAGGATTGACATACCCCTGGAAAAAGTGCAGGACGTGCACGTATTGCGCACGCTCCCGGAAAAGATACTGGATTTGGCCACGCTCAAGATAGAAACGGCCGGGACGCGCTCGGGCCATGCGGAAGGCGTGCTTCCCGGGGTGGGAAATTACAAGGTGCTGATAGACGAAATACTGGAAAAAGTCGAGCAGGCGCGGATGACGCACATGAGGAAGCCGGAGGATGAGAAAATCTCGGCCGACGACTTGCTCAGGGAAATCACGGCGCTCAGAGCCGAGATAAAGGAGATGCGGGACGAAAGGTATAAAAATCTCGG